TCCTAATAAAGGTAACAATAACAACTCGCTGACAGGCTATGGGCAAGCGGGTATTAATTTTGGTGAATGGCGTTTACGTGCTGAATACCAAGGAAATTATTCATCTGAATACTCATCAAACAATAGCTTTGATTGGAATCAGATCTACGCCTATAAACCACTGCCCAATCAAGCTGCTAAATTAACGTTAGGTGAAACGTATTTAAATTCCCAAGTTTTTGATAGTTTTCGCTTTACGGGTGCCAATATCCAAAGTGATGAAAGAATGTTACCGCCATCTTTGCAAGGTTATGCACCAGAAATTCATGGTATTGCAAATACCAATGCTAAAGTTACCGTGACTCAAAATGGTCGCTTAATTTATGAAACCACAGTTCCTGCTGGCCCTTTTATTATTAAACATTTACAAGATACGGTACAAGGTCAATTAGATGTCAGAGTGGAAGAACAAAACGGCAAAGTAAACGAATTTCAAGTACAAACAGCCAATTTACCTTATATGACACGCCCTGGTTCAGTGCGTTATAACACATCAATCGGCCAGCCATCGCTCAATAACCATAAAATGCAGGGCCCTGTTTTTTATCAAGGTGATTTTTCATGGGGTATGAACAACACATGGTCGCTGTATGGTGGTGTTTTATTAACAGCTAAAGATTACAATGCGTGGTCATTAGGTTTAGGTCACGATATGGGGCGTCTAGGTACACTTTCTGGTGATATTACTCAATCTTATAGCCAAACCTATGATAATGAAAATATCAACGGAATGTCATTCAAACTGAACTATGCTAAAACATTCGATGAATACCATAGTACAATTACTTTTGCGGGCTACCGCTTTTCAGAGAAAACATTCCGATCTTTTTCTCAATATATTGATGAACGTTACAACGATATTAGTAGCAATGGTTATGAAAAAGAGATGTATACCATTACTGGTAACAAAACTTTCTGGGCTGATGATATTGAGAAATCGACAACGCTTTATCTTTCTTATCGTCATCAAAATTATTGGGATAAAAATACACAAGAGCAATATGGTGTAACGGTAAGTCGTAACTTTTCTATTATGGGCATAGAGCAGATTAATACTAACTTGTCTGCATTCCGTACTCAGCATAAAGGAAATACTGATGACAGTGTTTCTTTCAATATTTCAGTTCCCTTAGGCGGTGGCAAAAATATAGGTTATAGCCTGCAAGACAATAACGGAAAAGTGAACCAAATGGCCTCTTATTCTGATAATAGCAATTATAACAATTTGTGGCGTATCCGTGCGGGGTTAAGTTCAGATCATAAAGCCAATACTGATGGTTATTATCAACACCGTTCGCAATATGCAGAAATTAATGCCAATGCAAGCTATCAACAAGATAATTATGTTGCTGTAGGTGCGACCGTGAAAGGCGGATTTACAGCGACTCGCCATGGGGCTGCATTGCATAGTAGCAGCATGACGTCCAGTACAGCTCGAATGATGGTTGATACGGATGGTGTTTCAGGAGTGCCGTTTAACAACCAAAGTACGACAACAAATCTATTTGGCATTGGGGTACTCACTGACTTAACCAGCTATAACAACGTTGATGCACGTATTGATGTTGATAAAATGGACTCAAATATTGAAACACATAAAGCCATCACCTCCACAACATTAACTGAAGGAGCTATTGGTTACTACACATTCCCAGTGCGCCAAGGTGAACGTCTAATGGCTATCTTGCAAACAGCTAATCAAAAATACCCTCCGTTTGGTGCTGAAGTCACTAATAAAGATGGTGAGAATATGGGAATGGTGATGGAAGAAGGCCTAGTTTATATTGCGGGCGTTAACCTCAATGAATCATTAAACGTGATCTGGGGTGGTAAAACCCAATGTACGATTACGATCCCGGCAGCAATTAACGATCCACTAAAACGCGAATTGTTATTATGCCAGGGATTTTAATGAACAAAATGAATTACTAGAGATAAATGTATGAACTCATTCAACACACTTAAAACACTTTTTTGCGGTTCACTACTTGCATTAAGCATGGTGAATACAACACAAGCTGGTGTGTCATTAGATAGAACGCGGATCGTGTTAACTGGCAATGAAAATTCAGCCAGCGTAAATTTAAAAAATACTAGCCCTGATATTCCATTTTTGGCTCAATCATGGGTTGAAAATGAACACGGGCAAAAAATTGCCTCTCCTTTAGTAGCACTACCTCCTTTACAGCGTCTTGATGGTGACCAAAAAGGGGTTGTGAGAATAACCAAAACTGCAGAAATTGGGCTTTTGCCACAAGATAGAGAATCATTGTTTTATTTAAACGTTCGTGAAATTCCACCAGCACCAAAACAAGCGAATGTATTACAAATGGCAATGCAGTCACGAATTAAATTATTCTATCGACCTACGGCTATTATTCCTGAAAAACCGGGCATGGTTTGGCAAGATCAGTTGGTATTTAAAAAACAAAAAAATCAATTTATCGCAGAAAACCCAACACCTTACTACATCACTATTATTGGTCTTTCAAATAAATTAAATGGTGAAGATAGTGATAAATTAACTACATTCCCTGGTTTAATGATTGCACCTAAATCATCACTGGAAATTCCCGTTAAAACCAATAACGTCAATCAATTTTATATGATGTATGTAAATGATTATGGTGGACACCCTGAATTGAAATTTGTTTGCCAACAAAACAGCTGCAAAGTGGCACCGAAAGAACAACAACCAAAATATTAATTAACTTGACGCCGGTAGGAATAAAATGAAACCAACCACAGCAAATTTTTATTTCAATACGCTAAAATTATTTTTTACTGGCGCAATATTATGTACTCCAATGGTGGTATCCGCTTATATTCATGGTGAAGTTCGCACTGTTGGAGGACCTAATATTTTTAGAGTTGAGTTAAATAACACAACATTTCCTAATAACAGACCCGGTGAAACAGCCACAGTAAATTTTTCTTTACCTGATAGATATTTAGCAACGGTTTATTGCCCTAGAGATCCCTTAGTTCCGAATTCTCGCACCTATTATATGGCGGATTCTGACCTACGTTATTTAGGTAATAATTACTATGAACTTAATGAATACGTCGATGTTCAGATCAAGTTTTCTATTTGGGGCCCAGAAACTCTTCCTACGGTTCCTTTTATTGAAAAACCTAACAATCGAAATGGGCAACAAGGTTGTCGCGTTCCTGAATCACCAAAACCTAACATGTCGTCAGGAAGCAGCGGTGTATTAGTATTTCGCCTAAAAAAACCAATTATTAATGGGGTTTCATTAACGGGGCAAGCTGTAGCTCAAATGTATGCCCGTGTAGGTAATGGCTTATATAAAGACTATGGTCCTGAACCAATCTCAAAATTAGTGATTAACTCAGGAATATTAACCACAGAAGATAGATGCATATTCAATAATGGCTCTCCAATTACCTTTGATTTTGGCAATGTTGGCAATACTTCTGACTATTTGAATGGCCAAAACTACAAGATCACGCGCAATATTCCAATAAAATGTGAAGGTGGTAGTTTTACTAATCCTAACAGCCGAATTATGTTTAAAATTCAAACAGGAAGCTCAGGTGTCGCTAGCTTTAACCCTAATTATCTTGGCACAACAGGACCTGTAGATAGAACAAATCTGGGTATTGTTTTAAGAGACAAATCAGGAGCGATAGTGCCGCCTAATAAATATTTTTCTGTCGGGAAACTGAATAATTTTAAAGGTAATTGGGAAGTCACCGCGGCTCCTATTGCAAAAGCAGGAAGCAAAATTACTGAAGGTGAGTTTTCAGCACATGCCACATTAGTTGCGGAGTTTATGTAATGGTAAATCCAATAATAAAATCTGCTATTTCTCTTTTATTGTTACTATCACCTTCAGCCTTTGCTGTGACAGAGCTTATTGGTGGTGATATGGAATTTAAAGGTGTTGTGGTTGCACATGGTTGTACCATAGTTGCTGGTGATGAAAATAAGGTAATCGACTTTAAGCAGATATCCGCAAAAGATCTCTATACCTTTCAAAAAAGTGAATCCGTTGCTTTTAGTATTAGTTTAGAAAATTGCAGCCAAGATATTTATAAAAGTGTCACAATTACACTTGATGGAAAAGAGCATCCAACTATGCCAAATCATCTTGCCGTTGTTGGAACAGGATCTGAAGATCCTAAAAGTATCGGGATTGTATTTACCGATGTGCAACGCAATGTTATTCAATTAAAAAAGCCGAGCACAACTCGACTTCTTAATAATAAACGTATTCAGTTTAATTTTATGACATATGTTGAGGCATCACCCTCTGCGCTGAAAAATCAAACATTGCTAACAGGCCCTTTCCAAGCACAAGCAACCTATACCCTTAATTATCAGTAAACAGATATTTATTCTTTTATTGCTTGGTCTGTATTTACTAAAACAGAGCTATTCTTTTGCTTTTTAAGTTGTTTTTTTTCAGCCCTTCTCATCTTAAAAAATTGACTTAAAAGCTGTGAACACTCTTCACCTAATACACCTGACGTTATTTCAACTTTATGGTTCATTCCGGGATGCTGCAAGATATCAATGAATGAACCAGCCGCACCTGTTTTTAGATCAGATGCACCATAAACCACGCGTTTTACTCGGCTATGCACAATCGCGCCAGCACACATTACACAAGGCTCGAGAGTAATATATAGAGTAGCATCGAGGAGTCGATAATTCTGCAAATGCTTTCCCCCTTTACGTAATGCCATAATCTCTGCATGTGCTGTAGGATCGTTATCGATAATTGAATGATTCCATCCCTTAGCAATGATTTTATTATCGACGACTAATACAGCGCCTACCGGTATTTCACCGATCTCTTGTGCTTTGTGCGCTTGCTCAATCGCTTTATTCATCCAATAAATATCATCTTTAACTTTATTCACAAGGATATCTCTTCATTATCATATAGCGAGCTATTGTACCCTGTTTTCTATTGATAACTAAAGAGATTGCCTTGAATTGTTTATGACAAAAATAGCCAAATATAACTTTAGTTTACACGAGCCTCTGTTGCTAATTTAATCGCTAAAGCCCCTAAAATTGTTGCCATAAACCAACGTTGAATTAATGCCCAACGTGGTCTTTGCATAAAAAATCCAGCTATTGAGCCCGCAGCAATAACAATCAAGGCATTCACTGCAATACTAATAACAATTTGGATACTACCAAGGACTAATGACTGATTTAATACGCTGCCATTTCCAATGGTTATAAATTGAGGTAGAAGTGAAAGGTACATCAATGCAATTTTAGGATTGAGAAGATTAGTGACAAATCCCATCACAAAAAGCTTTGTTGTATTACCTGAAAGGAGTTTTTTTGGATGAAAGATAGAGCGACCACCGGGTTTAATAGACTGCCAAGCAATATAAAACAGATAAATTGCACCACAAATTTTTAAGGTATCATAAGCATAAGGCACTGCCATAAAAATTGCAGTAATACCAAATGCAGCTAATAACATATAAAAAATATAGCCAACAGCCACGCCAATTAATGAAATAAACCCCGCTTTTTTCCCTTGAGAGATTGAGCGTGATATCAGGTAAATCATATTAGGGCCCGGTGTTAGTACCAAACCCAAGGACAAAATCGCAAATGTCCACATATTAAACAGTGTTGGCATGACGTACCCCTTATGTTATTGCGTTATTTAACATCAATAACAGGGTATTAGATGTGCTGAATACCACAAAACATACTCTTTAGTGTTAATACCAATGTTTAGACTATTATTCACATAATCTGATAGATCATTTGAGTGATGTTACTTTAGGAAATGTCATATAAATGGTAATCTTACCCTCCCTTGCTTATCTCTCATCAAGCAAGAAGATTTGGGCGATATCCCCATTTGAATGATAAAACGCTATTTTATCGGATATAGCTACATAAAACTGATAGATGGTAACATATAAGTGCAAGATATAAGTTACTGAAATTTAATAATTTATATATTAAGTGACTGATATGGCTTTACTAATTACGAAGAAATGCATCAACTGCGATATGTGTGAACCAGAGTGCCCAAATGATGCTATTTCAATGGGGGATGATATTTATGAAATTAATCCTGATCTTTGCACTGAATGTGTAGGGCATTACGATAAACCAACTTGTCAATCGGTTTGTCCGATTACTAACACGATCATCATTGATCCTACTCATACTGAATCTCAAGATGAATTATGGGAAAAATTTGTGTTGATCCACCACGCAGATAAGATCTAAACCTTACTCCATGATTTTGTGGGTGATAAATCTAAGAGAGCTATTTTTCTAAACTATTTCTCTAAAATAACTGTCGCACAGGCATAGCGCTGTTCATCAGCAAGTGTCACGTGAATAGAGTTTATCCCCGCTTTCTCTGCCATCTCTTTTGCAACCGCTAAAAAATGCAATGTGGGTTTGCCTAATTCATCATTACGCACTTCAAAATGATTAAAAGCTAATCCTAAACGAATACCTGTTCCTAATGCTTTTGCCGCAGCCTCTTTTACTGCAAACCGCTTAGCTAAAAAGCGTATTGGCTGTTTATGGGATTGATAAATTTCCCATTCTGCATTAGTAAGAATGCGACGAGCAAGGCGTTCACCAGAACGCCCTATAATTTCTTCGATACGTGATATTTCAACAATATCCATACCTAAACCAACAATAGCCATTAGCGACGCGCTTCTCGCATTAAACGTTTCATTTCTTCAACTGCGGGCGCTAAACCACTAAATACAGCTCTCCCAATAATGGCATGACCAATATTCAGTTCATACAATTCAGGTAAAGCAGCAATGCGCTGTACGTTGTGATAATGCAAGCCATGCCCTGCATTCACTTTTAAGCCTTTAGATGCAGCATAAGTCACAGCATCACGAATACGTACAAATTCTTTTTCTTGAGCCATTTCATCTTCAGCGTCAGCATAAGCGCCAGTGTGGATCTCAATAAAAGGTGCGCCAACACGATCCGCTGCGTTAATTTGTTCATGGTCAGGGTCAATAAACAGAGAAACTTTAATACCCGCCAAAGATAAGCGTTTAATGGCATCGGATATCTTTTCTTCATTAGCAACAACATCTAAACCACCTTCTGTTGTTACTTCTTGGCGTTTCTCAGGCACTAAGCAACAAAAATCAGGTTGTGTCTGGCACGCGATCTCGATCATTTCTTCAGTGACTGCCATTTCCAGATTTAATCTTGTCTGAACTGTTTGGCTTATCAGCATTAAGTCACGGTCAGTGATATGACGTCTATCTTCACGTAAATGAATAGTGATACCATCAGCGCCCGCTTGTTCTGCAATAAAAGCCGCTTGAACAGGATCGGGATACGTTGTGCCACGGGCATTACGAAGGGTGGCGATATGGTCAATATTAACGCCAAGTAGAATATCAGACATGCTCTTCTCCTGAAAAATAACGTTGCATTACCTTAGTTTACACATTCCATAGAGAAGAAAAAGACAATATTATTGTTCTACTATCAATGCTCTTTTCTTTGGGGCTTTTTTAATAGCAAATTGCCTAAAAAGTTCTCTACTTTTTAATGGTTTTCCACCTAAATAGGGCTTTAATGCCATTCTAGTAAACCTTTTTGCCGCTTTTAATGTTTCAACAGTAGGAAATTCGCGACTGGCTAAGGATTTTAATTCAAATCCAGTAAAACTATTATGATCAACCACTAAACTTGCAATAAAACCTTTTTCTTCTCGATAACGATAAGTCATCGAATCTGAAACAGGCTCTCCACTTCCTGCACAATGCAAAAAATCTAAGCCATAACCAAGTTGGGTTAATAACGCCAGTTCAAAGCGTCTTAAGGCTGCTTCTGATGTAGTGTCGCTAGCTGCAAGAATTTGTAAGCAAGAAAGATATTCAAAAAAAAGCACACTGTAAGAAGTGCCATTTTCCAAAACACGAGACAAGAGTTCATTAAGATACAGACCACTATAAAGAACAGAGCCTGTTAATGGTAAAGCTAAAGAGATAGGTTCAGCATCACGAAGAGTTTTAACTTCTCCTCGCCCACTCCAACGAATGAGCAAAGGAGTAAAAGGTTGAAGTGCCCCTTTTAAGGGTGAACGACGGCCTCGCGCACCTTTTGACAATATGCGTACTCGCCCTTCATTTTCAGTGAAAAAATCGAGTAATAGACTCGTTTCACTGTAAGGTCGAGCATGGATAACGAATGCACGTTGCCAGCCATCCACTTCAGTTACCTACTTTAAATCGTCCACATAGCCAAGGCTACGTAAAGCACGTTCATCATCAGCCCAGCCAGCTTTAACCTTCACCCAAAGTTCTAAGTGAACTTTGTTTTCAAATAGGTCTTCCATATCCATACGGGCTTCGGTACCAATTTTCTTGATTTTTACGCCTTTATTACCAATAACCATTTTTTTCTGGCCTTCTCGTTCAACCAGAATTAATCCGTGGATATCGTAACCACCGCGTTCATTAGTAACAAATTGCTCAATTTCAACAGTGACAGAATAAGGTAATTCTTCACCTAAGAAACGCATCAATTTCTCACGAATAATTTCTGACGCCATAAAACGTTGAGAGCGATCAGTAATATAATCTTCAGGGAAATGATGAATAGCTTCTGGCAGACATTTACGAACAATTTTTGCAATCGTATCGATATTCATGTCTTTTTCTGCACTAATTGGTACAACATCAAGAAAATCCATTTGTTGGCTTAAAAAGCCAATATGTGGAAGTAACTTGGTTTTATCAATGACGTTATCCACTTTATTAATTGCTAATAAAACAGGGCAACGCAATGATTTTAATTTGTTTAATACCATTTCGTCGTCAGGCGTCCAGTTGGTGCCTTCAACAACAAAAATCACCAGTTCAACGTCACCAATCGAGCTACTTGCTGCGCGGTTCATTAGTCTGTTGATAGCTCGCTTTTCTTCAATATGCAAGCCCGGTGTATCAACATAAATCGCTTGGTAAGCACCATCAGTATCAATACCCATGATACGATGACGCGTTGTTTGCGGTTTACGTGATGTAATAGAAACTTTCTGCCCCAATAATTGGTTCAGTAGTGTTGATTTTCCCACATTTGGGCGACCGACTATCGCAATAAATCCGCAATAGGTTTGTTCTTCGCTCATTCAAGCTCCAGTTGTATTAATGCCTGTTCAGCAGCGGCTTGTTCAGCTTTTCGACGGCTTGTACCCATCCCTTTGACAGGTTGATCGATACCGCTTATCTGACAATGGATCGTAAACTCTTGGTCATGGGCTTCACCGCGAACCTGCACCACAATATAAGATGGTAGTGGTAGATGGCGCCCTTGCAGATATTCTTGCAGACGAGTTTTAGGATCTTTTTGCTTATCGCCCGGGCTGATTTCAGCCAAACGATTCTCATACCATTTTAAAATAATTTTTTCGATATTTTGAATATCACTATCAAGGAAAATAGCACCAATTAAAGCTTCCACCGTATCCGCTAAAATTGATTCTCGGCGGAAACCGCCACTTTTTAATTCTCCAGGGCCTAAACGCAGACATTCACCTAGTTCAAATTCACGCGCTAATTCAGCGAGTGTATTACCACGAACAAGCGTTGCTCTCATTCGGCTCATATCCCCTTCATCAACACGAGGAAATCGATGATAGAGCGCATTAGCAATAACATAGCTCAGAATTGAATCACCTAAAAATTCTAAACGTTCATTGTGTTTGCTGCTTGCACTACGATGCGTCAAAGCCTGTAGTAATAATTCATTTTGCGTAAAAGTATAGCCCAGTTTCTTTTGTAACTGGTTTACTAATAAAGTATTCATGTGCGATCAAGTTCCATAACTTAATTTGAAGCACACGCAACAAATCTGTTTAAGACAACGAGAAATTATCGGGTTGGATAACAGAACTGTTGCGTTTGCACTGGCTCCTGTGAATAACAGGAGCCAATCATATTTAAAGAAGTGGCATATTCTACACTGAGATAGAAAGGAATGCTGTAGCTATTTTGTCAATAGTTACTTGATGCCACCGATACGACTGAGACGAACACCTGTAGGCCATTCATTCTCTTGTTTTTCAAAGCTCATCCAAATCGTTGTCGCTTTACCGACTAAATTTTTCTCTGGCACAAAGCCCCAGAAACGACTGTCAGAACTCCCATCACGATTATCCCCCATCATAAAATAATGATCTTCAGGAACAATCCAAGTACCAACAGGTAATCCTGGTTGGATAAACTCAGGCATCGTCATATCACCAGGTATCGTCATAATACGGTGAGAGACTTTTCCTATTGTTTCTACGCGTTCTTCTTCACGTAATTGAGTTGCTGTTGAAATAGGATCTTCAATTGGGATTGATTTCATGCCATTTATACGCTGGCCACCCGGTACATTTTGTAACAACAACGTCCATTCACTTGGATAAGCGGTACCATAAGTCACCGAAATCTCATCGTTGCAAATCGCTTTATTACAATTTGGGTAGATATGTATTTTTTTCGACATCATATCATAAACAATTTTATCGCCCGGTAACCCAATAACACGTTTAATAAAGTCAGTAGAAGGATCACGAGGATATTTAAAGACAGCAATATCACCTCGTTTTGGCTTTCCTGTATTTATTAACGTTGTTTGTGTTATTGGATCTTTTAATCCATAAGCAAACTTTTCAACCAAGATAAAATCACCAACCAATAAGGTTGGCATCATGGAGCGAGAAGGTATTTGAAACGGCTCATACACAAATGAACGCAAAACCAAAACAATAATCAATACTGGGAAAAGAGAACCCAAGGTTTCAGCCCAGCTTGGCTTATTAATTGATTTTGCTAACTCTTGCTGATCCTCGGTCCCTTGCGTCATCTCTTGAAGACGCTTTAGTTTTGCTTTTCGGGCTGGCTTGAGCTTAAAGTGCTCAATTCCCCAAAAAACTCCCGTTATTAGCGTTGCCAGCGTTAGGATCAAGGCAAACGTGTTAGCCATGTTTTCTCCTTAAATTATTTATCTTTACCAACATGAAGGATGGCTAAAAACGCTTCTTGTGGTAACTCTACGTTACCAATTTGCTTCATACGTTTTTTACCATCTTTCTGTTTCTGTAACAATTTTTTCTTACGGCTAACGTCACCACCATAACATTTGGCTAATACGTTTTTACGTAACTGTTTAACAGTTGAACGAGCAATAATATGGTTACCAATTGCCGCTTGAATAGCGATATCAAACTGTTGGCGTGGAATAAATTCTTTCATTTTTTCCACCAATTCACGTCCACGATAAGGTGCATTATCGTTATGTGTAATCAACGCTAATGCATCAACACGATCACCGTTTATTAAGACATCAACACGCACCATGTTAGAACCTTGGAAGCGGATAAAGTTATAGTCTAAAGAGGCATAACCGCGTGATGTGGATTTTAATCGGTCAAAGAAATCTAAGACCACTTCAGCCATCGGAATTTCGTAAGTCAATGAGACCTGATTACCATGATAGACCATATTGGTCTGAACACCGCGTTTTTCGATACATAAAGTAATTACATTACCTAAGTATTCTTGCGGTAATAACATATGACATTCAGCAATAGGCTCTCTGATTTCTTCGATATTATTCAGTGGCGGTAATTTAGACGGGCTATCCACTAATACAATATCACCATTCGTCATTTCAACTTCATA
This portion of the Proteus vulgaris genome encodes:
- the pdxJ gene encoding pyridoxine 5'-phosphate synthase; this translates as MSDILLGVNIDHIATLRNARGTTYPDPVQAAFIAEQAGADGITIHLREDRRHITDRDLMLISQTVQTRLNLEMAVTEEMIEIACQTQPDFCCLVPEKRQEVTTEGGLDVVANEEKISDAIKRLSLAGIKVSLFIDPDHEQINAADRVGAPFIEIHTGAYADAEDEMAQEKEFVRIRDAVTYAASKGLKVNAGHGLHYHNVQRIAALPELYELNIGHAIIGRAVFSGLAPAVEEMKRLMREARR
- a CDS encoding fimbrial protein; amino-acid sequence: MKPTTANFYFNTLKLFFTGAILCTPMVVSAYIHGEVRTVGGPNIFRVELNNTTFPNNRPGETATVNFSLPDRYLATVYCPRDPLVPNSRTYYMADSDLRYLGNNYYELNEYVDVQIKFSIWGPETLPTVPFIEKPNNRNGQQGCRVPESPKPNMSSGSSGVLVFRLKKPIINGVSLTGQAVAQMYARVGNGLYKDYGPEPISKLVINSGILTTEDRCIFNNGSPITFDFGNVGNTSDYLNGQNYKITRNIPIKCEGGSFTNPNSRIMFKIQTGSSGVASFNPNYLGTTGPVDRTNLGIVLRDKSGAIVPPNKYFSVGKLNNFKGNWEVTAAPIAKAGSKITEGEFSAHATLVAEFM
- the recO gene encoding DNA repair protein RecO; the encoded protein is MDGWQRAFVIHARPYSETSLLLDFFTENEGRVRILSKGARGRRSPLKGALQPFTPLLIRWSGRGEVKTLRDAEPISLALPLTGSVLYSGLYLNELLSRVLENGTSYSVLFFEYLSCLQILAASDTTSEAALRRFELALLTQLGYGLDFLHCAGSGEPVSDSMTYRYREEKGFIASLVVDHNSFTGFELKSLASREFPTVETLKAAKRFTRMALKPYLGGKPLKSRELFRQFAIKKAPKKRALIVEQ
- the era gene encoding GTPase Era, translating into MSEEQTYCGFIAIVGRPNVGKSTLLNQLLGQKVSITSRKPQTTRHRIMGIDTDGAYQAIYVDTPGLHIEEKRAINRLMNRAASSSIGDVELVIFVVEGTNWTPDDEMVLNKLKSLRCPVLLAINKVDNVIDKTKLLPHIGFLSQQMDFLDVVPISAEKDMNIDTIAKIVRKCLPEAIHHFPEDYITDRSQRFMASEIIREKLMRFLGEELPYSVTVEIEQFVTNERGGYDIHGLILVEREGQKKMVIGNKGVKIKKIGTEARMDMEDLFENKVHLELWVKVKAGWADDERALRSLGYVDDLK
- a CDS encoding LysE family translocator — protein: MPTLFNMWTFAILSLGLVLTPGPNMIYLISRSISQGKKAGFISLIGVAVGYIFYMLLAAFGITAIFMAVPYAYDTLKICGAIYLFYIAWQSIKPGGRSIFHPKKLLSGNTTKLFVMGFVTNLLNPKIALMYLSLLPQFITIGNGSVLNQSLVLGSIQIVISIAVNALIVIAAGSIAGFFMQRPRWALIQRWFMATILGALAIKLATEARVN
- a CDS encoding fimbrial biogenesis chaperone is translated as MNSFNTLKTLFCGSLLALSMVNTTQAGVSLDRTRIVLTGNENSASVNLKNTSPDIPFLAQSWVENEHGQKIASPLVALPPLQRLDGDQKGVVRITKTAEIGLLPQDRESLFYLNVREIPPAPKQANVLQMAMQSRIKLFYRPTAIIPEKPGMVWQDQLVFKKQKNQFIAENPTPYYITIIGLSNKLNGEDSDKLTTFPGLMIAPKSSLEIPVKTNNVNQFYMMYVNDYGGHPELKFVCQQNSCKVAPKEQQPKY
- the tadA gene encoding tRNA adenosine(34) deaminase TadA, which encodes MNKVKDDIYWMNKAIEQAHKAQEIGEIPVGAVLVVDNKIIAKGWNHSIIDNDPTAHAEIMALRKGGKHLQNYRLLDATLYITLEPCVMCAGAIVHSRVKRVVYGASDLKTGAAGSFIDILQHPGMNHKVEITSGVLGEECSQLLSQFFKMRRAEKKQLKKQKNSSVLVNTDQAIKE
- the acpS gene encoding holo-ACP synthase, which gives rise to MAIVGLGMDIVEISRIEEIIGRSGERLARRILTNAEWEIYQSHKQPIRFLAKRFAVKEAAAKALGTGIRLGLAFNHFEVRNDELGKPTLHFLAVAKEMAEKAGINSIHVTLADEQRYACATVILEK
- a CDS encoding fimbrial protein; this translates as MVNPIIKSAISLLLLLSPSAFAVTELIGGDMEFKGVVVAHGCTIVAGDENKVIDFKQISAKDLYTFQKSESVAFSISLENCSQDIYKSVTITLDGKEHPTMPNHLAVVGTGSEDPKSIGIVFTDVQRNVIQLKKPSTTRLLNNKRIQFNFMTYVEASPSALKNQTLLTGPFQAQATYTLNYQ
- the lepB gene encoding signal peptidase I; amino-acid sequence: MANTFALILTLATLITGVFWGIEHFKLKPARKAKLKRLQEMTQGTEDQQELAKSINKPSWAETLGSLFPVLIIVLVLRSFVYEPFQIPSRSMMPTLLVGDFILVEKFAYGLKDPITQTTLINTGKPKRGDIAVFKYPRDPSTDFIKRVIGLPGDKIVYDMMSKKIHIYPNCNKAICNDEISVTYGTAYPSEWTLLLQNVPGGQRINGMKSIPIEDPISTATQLREEERVETIGKVSHRIMTIPGDMTMPEFIQPGLPVGTWIVPEDHYFMMGDNRDGSSDSRFWGFVPEKNLVGKATTIWMSFEKQENEWPTGVRLSRIGGIK
- a CDS encoding YfhL family 4Fe-4S dicluster ferredoxin; translation: MALLITKKCINCDMCEPECPNDAISMGDDIYEINPDLCTECVGHYDKPTCQSVCPITNTIIIDPTHTESQDELWEKFVLIHHADKI
- a CDS encoding fimbria/pilus outer membrane usher protein produces the protein MLISYFHSTIWKNICAILLLCLAFFAQAEQDDSVEFNIHMLDAEDRDNVDLSRFATSNYIIPGMYYLDIRINGRDFPRQNINYVEVKPNYSVACIDPSLLKKLTINEENQKFIEKISPDCFNINQLPGISIKNDGGILDIVIPRSLMKYEDADWTPPELWDPGISGVLLDYTLTGISTRPNKGNNNNSLTGYGQAGINFGEWRLRAEYQGNYSSEYSSNNSFDWNQIYAYKPLPNQAAKLTLGETYLNSQVFDSFRFTGANIQSDERMLPPSLQGYAPEIHGIANTNAKVTVTQNGRLIYETTVPAGPFIIKHLQDTVQGQLDVRVEEQNGKVNEFQVQTANLPYMTRPGSVRYNTSIGQPSLNNHKMQGPVFYQGDFSWGMNNTWSLYGGVLLTAKDYNAWSLGLGHDMGRLGTLSGDITQSYSQTYDNENINGMSFKLNYAKTFDEYHSTITFAGYRFSEKTFRSFSQYIDERYNDISSNGYEKEMYTITGNKTFWADDIEKSTTLYLSYRHQNYWDKNTQEQYGVTVSRNFSIMGIEQINTNLSAFRTQHKGNTDDSVSFNISVPLGGGKNIGYSLQDNNGKVNQMASYSDNSNYNNLWRIRAGLSSDHKANTDGYYQHRSQYAEINANASYQQDNYVAVGATVKGGFTATRHGAALHSSSMTSSTARMMVDTDGVSGVPFNNQSTTTNLFGIGVLTDLTSYNNVDARIDVDKMDSNIETHKAITSTTLTEGAIGYYTFPVRQGERLMAILQTANQKYPPFGAEVTNKDGENMGMVMEEGLVYIAGVNLNESLNVIWGGKTQCTITIPAAINDPLKRELLLCQGF
- the rnc gene encoding ribonuclease III → MNTLLVNQLQKKLGYTFTQNELLLQALTHRSASSKHNERLEFLGDSILSYVIANALYHRFPRVDEGDMSRMRATLVRGNTLAELAREFELGECLRLGPGELKSGGFRRESILADTVEALIGAIFLDSDIQNIEKIILKWYENRLAEISPGDKQKDPKTRLQEYLQGRHLPLPSYIVVQVRGEAHDQEFTIHCQISGIDQPVKGMGTSRRKAEQAAAEQALIQLELE